GCTAGACGGAGAAGTGAATCACCTTAAAGAAAATCACGATGTTGGCAGAGCGCTAAGCCGTGATGACGAACAGGCATTTCTCAACGCGATCCAGAACAGCCGCACGCCTGCCCTTCTCCCATTGTTCCTTTTCTCAGTAGATACGGGCATGAGGGCATCTGAGGTGCGATCGTTGCGCCTCAAGGATCTTCGGCTCGTTTGGACCGACGGCATCGTGAAGTCTGGCGATTTAATCGTCCCTAAGAGCAAGACCGCTGCCGGGACAGGCCGCTTGATCCCTCTGACTCAAAGGGTGTGCGGCATCCTCACGATTTGGCTTTCTCGTTTCCCCAATGCTGGCCCCGATAGCTACCTCTTCCCCCGGCACAAGATTGGGATTGCAGGGGACGATCAATCGCCCGTTATTTGGTCCGTTGACCTCAGCCGTCCTATGGGCTCGTGGAAAACCGCTTGGGGGAATGCCTGCAAGACGGCGGAAGTTCGTTATCGCTGGCATGACCTTCGGCATACCTTCATATCTCGATTGGCCGAGAACTCCGAAGTCAGCGAGGAAACCCTGAGAGCCCTTGCAGGCCATGTCTCCAAACGGATGCTGGAACGTTACAGCCACATCAGGACGCAGCCCAAGAGAGAGGCAATCGAGAGCCTTGAGAAGGACAGCCTACCCTCGGGTTTTGAGGGGAATTTGACTGCGATAGGGTACAAAAATGGGCACAATCCTGAAAAGGACAGTGCCCAGGAAACAACTCAAGTTATTGAAAAGAACTGGTGCGCCCGACAGGATTTGAACCTGCGACCTGCGGATTCGAAGTCCGACGCTCTATCCAGCTGAGCTACGGGCGCTTAAGACGACCATCCCCTTGCGATGGTGTGCTTACCCTTGTGCCTGCTCCGATCTTATTCCTTGAAGCCCCCCGAAATCCGTCAATCCCATTGAGTCTACCACAAAATTCATCTCAAGCGAACCACGACCCCGGCCGCTAAGACGGAACTATGGGCGGCCTGAAATATCGGGAGGATATGAGTCATGACAGGCTGTTGCTCGAATCATTTTGCCGGGTCAGTCCGCCCAGGCGGACGGCCTACAACGGAGAATCATGCGGTTATGTTGTAGGCCCCCCGATGAGTCATCGGGGCCTCACCGGGCGCTCTCTGGTTTCGGCAGTGGCCTGTTAATATTCTGCGATACCTTCGGCCAGCCTTGATGTGGATGTCAGTTTTCGGGCGCTCGGGCCGGGCTTTCCTTCGGGGCGGGCAAGGCGTAATACTTTTGACAAGATTTCGCCGCAGTATGGCTGCGCAGACTTTGGGGGCGACAGTGTCCCTTTTTCTATTTGAGCGTGGGTGGAGCGATAAAATGGACAAGAAAAAATTGTTGATCGTTGATGAAGATCTTCAGGTTCGAGACCTGCTCTCCGAGGAATTTGCGGCTCAATACGACGTCCTGGCCACACGGTCGATGGAAGAGGCCATGCGGGAAGTTACCTTCGATCATCCCCATTGTGTGATGCTGGCGATGGACCTCCCGCAAATGGGCGCCTCCATGATTTGCAAGATCCTTAAGGCGATGAGGGACACCGAGTCGGTTCCCATCATTCTCACGGGTGATAAGCCGCGAGATGCCTCTTTTGTTCGGGCCAAGGAGATGGGAGCTTTCGAATATATCGAAAAGCCGTTTACCGTCGAACAGGTGTCCAAGATTGTCAAGAGCGCTTTGGACCTGCCACCCATCGAGCGGCGGCGCTCCAAGCGCATGTCATTGAAGGTCCCTTTTGTGATCCGGGGAAAAGATACCTTTGATCACGATTTCGAAGTCTCCTCCGTGACTGAAGGAGTGAGTCAGCACGGGTTGATGGTACGCCTGCCCGTGCGAATCCCGGTGGGAGAACGAGTCGAAGTATTCCAAACCGAACCCAGCGACTCCGAGGGGGTTGCCATTTTGACCTGTGCCCGGGTCGTCTGGAACGACAGCGACGGCATCCGCGGCCCTTACTGGCACGGGCTGGAATTCTTAAGCGCCTCGAACGGCTGGGAATCTGCGTAAGCACTCCCCCGAAGGAAAGATTGAATTTTAACCGCCCGCCCCGCCCTTGCTGCGAGCAGGGGCGCAGGACCGACAGCGCCACACCTCTTCTGAGTCCCAAGACACACCCAACCCGGCTCCGACACTCCATCCTCCATCTGCCATCCCAGTAAACATCGCGAACAATTTCTGCCATAGTATTTCCTTCTGAAAAGTTGTATATCGTGCATACACCGGGAGGGATTGGAATGCCAGAGAAGATCAAAGCCATCGATTGCATGTATTACGTTGCCACGCGCGAATTCATGGAGAAGTGGGACCGCGCTAAACAAGGCGAGCTCGAATGCCGCATGGAGAAAGCGATCGGGGGACTGCCACGCTACAACTCCATCGACGAGATGCTTCGCCTGATGGACGGCGCGGGGGTCGAAAAAGTCTTCATCACTCAGTGCAAAATGTGGTCCTACTGGCGGAAGTGGATGTACATGGACACCCAGCTCGAAGAGGTCCTCCAGTACACCGAAGCTCACCCCCACCGCTTTGTGGGGCTTGCCGGCTACAATCCTTTTCGCATCAAAGAGAGCCTGAGGGAGATTGAACTCGCTGTTACAAAACATGGCTTTAGAGGCGTCTACGTGCACATTTACGGCTTCGACATCCCTCTCAATGACGCGAAGATGTATCCGCTTTATTCCAAGTGTGTGGAGTTGAACGTTCCCGTCCAGATGCAGGTGGGGCACGTCCTGGAGGCGATGCCGAGCGACGGCGGCCGCCCCATCTACCTCGACCGCATTGCCTGCGATTTTCCGGACTTAAAGATTGTGGGCGCGCACACCGGCTGGCCCTGGGTCGACGAACTCATCTCCGTCTGTTACAAGTGGGAAAACGTCTGGTTTGGCGTCGATGCCTGGAGCCCGAAATATTTATCACCCCAAATCATCCAGTTCATCAATAGCCGCCTGGGCAGGGATCGCTGCATCTGGGGAACAAATGGGCTTCCGTGGGAGGAGAACCTGCGGCAACTCGACGACCTCAAACTGAAAGACGAAGTCAAGCGCAGGCTCCTGCGCGAGAACGCGGTTGAATTGTTCAAGCTGGAATAGCGCGAACCGAGTGGTGAGGCAGTCCGCCGGGGCGGACTGCCGCCTTTTAAAGTTGAAGATTGGCAGACATCCCCGCCTGCGGCCTTTTAAAACTAAAGATTGGCAGACGAGGACGTCTGCCTCACAAAAAGATAGATCCTCTTGTAGTCTCCCCTCGATTCCCTGAAAACAAAGTGACGGCGGGTGGAGGTGCTCCAAATCCGCCGGAACGGGGATCACCCCGCTGCCAACGCTTGTGAGACGTTTCACACCATTGATTTTTCCTTACACAAAACCCGCACATCGACCGATAAGACTCAGCATGAATCTGGAAGTCAAGCGGAGGCCCTGCAGTATTAGCTCGACAGGTTGAGTGCGGCCGCAGCCAGAGAGAAGAAGGCGCCCGCGCACCAGGAAGTGTGAAGAGTTTGCCCGCCTTGAAGGACAAGATCGATCTCGACCAACGTCAGAATCCGGCCGGGGCAAGCAACGCAAAATCCCAGTCACAACCTGAAAACCGGCTACTCCTTGCCGGCCTGTACTGAACCCTGGGAAATCAAAACCCAAGTTGTACATTCCAGGGATTGTTCACGAACCGGTTCGATTGAACGATTTGCGGGCAGCTCCGCGCGAGCGGACGATGCCTCTGGGAGGCTTTATGAAGCGCCTTAGTGTATGTGTATTCCTACTGTGCACCTTGACCGTCTCCGTGATCCAAGCAAAGGATTCCAATTCCGCGGCGGGTTATTTCAGCCGTGCCGCTGAGCGTTTTGCCAAAGGCGATGTGGACGGCGCCATCGCAGATTACAATATCGCTCTCATGTTTGATTCAACCTGTGCCCTGGCCTACCACAACCGGGGGATCGCGGAGCAAACCAAGGGCGATCTGGGAAAAGCGATTGCCGATTACAGCAGGGCGGGTGAGATCGATCCGCGTTTCGTTGAAGCTTTTTACAACCGCGGTAACGCCCAATACGGTCTCCATCATCTGGATGAGGCGGCGGCAGACTACAGTAAGGTCATTGAGTTGAATCCGCGCTTCGCGGCCGCATACATCAATCGAGGAAATGCCCGCAAAGACAAGATGGATTGGGAGGGGGCCATCAGCGATTACACGCAAGCCATCTCAATTGCACCCCGCCTCGCGGAAGGTTACAGCAACCGCGGGTCGGTGTACCTCGAATTGGGGGAACTGGATTCCGCCCTCGCGGACCTCACCAAGGCCATTCAAATCAACCCCCTCGCCGCGGAACCCTTTCAAAACCGCGGGGTCGCCCTGCGCAAAAAAGGCCGATGGGCCGAAGCAATCCGAGACTTTGAAAGAGCCCTTGCAATCAACCCACGCTTTGCCATGGCATACCTCGGCCGCGGATTGACCCACTTGCTTAGGGGAAAAACGGTAGACGCGGAGCGGGATTTTGAGGCATCCCTCAAGCTGGACGCTCGCCTGAAAACCCTTATTGAACAAGGCAAAAGAGAGATGACGCTGCAGACCGACAGCAGGGGGCTGGACTCTCAATAAAGGGGAACAGGGAGAAAGCATTGCGAAGAGGGACATGCCAGGGAATTATTGTAGGGTCGTTCGAAAATCCACTCGGCAGATTCGTTCGCCCCGCAAGCGGGGCTCGAATGTCATTGGGGAGACCGTGACCCCACCCTCGCTCCGTCCCGCAAAGGACGCGGGACGGAGCTTCTGGTGGGGCTACAATCTGGCAGCCGTCGGGCCTACGGAGTGATCACCGACCGGATCCCCTCGCCCCGGCGCAGCTTGTCAAACGCCGCGTTGATTTGCTCCAAAGGGTATAAGGCTGTGACTAATTCAACGACTTTAATCTTTCCTTGAACGACCAACTCCATGACGCGCGGGTAATCCACGGGCCGGCAACCCAGCGAGCCAATCACCTCTAACTCGCGAAACATCACTCGCCCCGTATCCAGGGTCATGGGTTTCTCCGAGTATCCGATCATCACCACACGCCCGCCGGTCCGCACAGAGGCAAACGCCTGCTCCTGGGTCACCGGATTCCCGATAGCCTCAAACGCTACATCCACCCCCCCCCCGGTGAGCTTGCGAAGTTCCTTGTCAACCCGCTCCACCCCCTTCGGATTCAGTGCCGTCATCGCGCCGAGCTGGCGCGCCATCTTCAGTTTCGAGTCGTCGAGATCCACCGCGATCACATGGCCGTTCATCGCGGCCGCGATCTGCACCACGTTGAGGCCGATTCCGCCGCATCCGAACACGGCGACGCGATCGCCCGGCTGCACCCGCCCTCGATTGACGACGGCGTGATACGGCGTGGTCGTCGCATCCGCAATGATCGCGCCTTCCACGAGTGGGATCCCCTCCGGCAGGGGCAAAGTGTCTTTGGCGGGAGCGATCACGTACTCCGCATAGCCGCCATCCACGTGGTTGCCAAACATCATCATGGCTTCGCAGATGTTTTCACGGCCTGTCCGGCACATTCGACACTGCCCGCAACCATACACCGCCGGCAAAAGTGCCCGGTCCCCCTCTTTGAACTGCTTCACACCTGATCCAAGCGCTGCCACTGTCCCCGAAACCTCATGTCCCAGGACCATGGGCGGCTTCTTGAAGGTCGGGACGTCGTGGTCGAGGTAGTGAAGGTCGGTGTGGCACACGCCGCAGCCGGCCACCTTCACAAGCACCTCGCCGGACTTCGGAACGGGGGTGGAGATTTCTTCAAGGGCGAGGGGTTGGTGCGCGCCATGGAAGATGGCAGCCTTCATCGGGTTTTCCTCCGGGAATTATTTGTGTTTCCACACCGCCGCGCGCTTCAGTAAGAATGCCGCCAGTCCTTCATGCGCGTCTTCGGTCGACATCAGTTTTTCGAGATACAGCCTTTCCATATCGGCGAGTGAACCCCAGCGATCGGTGGTCGCACGCAACGCCTCCTTGCACAAGCGCAAGGCGGAGGCGCTCAAACCGCTCAATTTTCCGGCCAGTTGTTCAACGCTCGATTCAAATTCACCGGGAGGAACAGCCCGATTGATCAGGTCCATCTGCGCGGCCTCCTTCGCACCGACAGAGTCCCCCGTAAACAACAATTCGGCGGCTTTGCGATATCCCACGAGGGATGGCAATCGGACCGCGGCCACGGGTGCGAACGAGGCCAACCGGATCTCGGGCTGGCCGAAGCTCGCCTCCTCGGAGGCGATCACCAGGTCGCAGCACATCGCGATTTCACATCCGCCGCCGAGCGCGGCTGCATGCACCGCGGCGAGCGTCGGGACCGGGAAGGTGCCCAACGCCGCACACACCCGGTCGAACAGCGGGATCATTTCGTGAACGCGATCCGGGGTATGGTCGGCGACATCGACGCCGGCGGAGAAGAGCTTTCCTTTGGCCGCGAGGACGAGCACCCTGAGGGTGTCGATGTCGCCGGCCTCTTTCAACACTCTCTCCATCTCACGAAGCATCGGGATGTTCAGGATATTCAGGGGTGGCCGCTTCAAGGTCAACCGACCGATGCCATCACCCGAGGTCCATTCCACGAACTGTAAATTCTCGGTCATAGGTTAGTCGTGGCAGGGCGATCAGGCTGATCGCCCTGCTTCCTTCGCGTATAAATCGTCTTGAATTGCAGCAGCGAGACGGCCCGACAGTCCTCACATCCGTCTTCCAGTTCGGAAGGCTGCACCGGCACAGCGCAGACCTCAAACCCCAACTGTGTGTAAAGTTCCATCGCCTCCCGGGCTCGCTCGCCGGCCGCGATGAACCGGCGTTCCCAGC
Above is a genomic segment from Terriglobia bacterium containing:
- a CDS encoding zinc-binding dehydrogenase, giving the protein MKAAIFHGAHQPLALEEISTPVPKSGEVLVKVAGCGVCHTDLHYLDHDVPTFKKPPMVLGHEVSGTVAALGSGVKQFKEGDRALLPAVYGCGQCRMCRTGRENICEAMMMFGNHVDGGYAEYVIAPAKDTLPLPEGIPLVEGAIIADATTTPYHAVVNRGRVQPGDRVAVFGCGGIGLNVVQIAAAMNGHVIAVDLDDSKLKMARQLGAMTALNPKGVERVDKELRKLTGGGVDVAFEAIGNPVTQEQAFASVRTGGRVVMIGYSEKPMTLDTGRVMFRELEVIGSLGCRPVDYPRVMELVVQGKIKVVELVTALYPLEQINAAFDKLRRGEGIRSVITP
- a CDS encoding amidohydrolase family protein; the encoded protein is MPEKIKAIDCMYYVATREFMEKWDRAKQGELECRMEKAIGGLPRYNSIDEMLRLMDGAGVEKVFITQCKMWSYWRKWMYMDTQLEEVLQYTEAHPHRFVGLAGYNPFRIKESLREIELAVTKHGFRGVYVHIYGFDIPLNDAKMYPLYSKCVELNVPVQMQVGHVLEAMPSDGGRPIYLDRIACDFPDLKIVGAHTGWPWVDELISVCYKWENVWFGVDAWSPKYLSPQIIQFINSRLGRDRCIWGTNGLPWEENLRQLDDLKLKDEVKRRLLRENAVELFKLE
- a CDS encoding response regulator; the protein is MDKKKLLIVDEDLQVRDLLSEEFAAQYDVLATRSMEEAMREVTFDHPHCVMLAMDLPQMGASMICKILKAMRDTESVPIILTGDKPRDASFVRAKEMGAFEYIEKPFTVEQVSKIVKSALDLPPIERRRSKRMSLKVPFVIRGKDTFDHDFEVSSVTEGVSQHGLMVRLPVRIPVGERVEVFQTEPSDSEGVAILTCARVVWNDSDGIRGPYWHGLEFLSASNGWESA
- a CDS encoding tetratricopeptide repeat protein, translating into MKRLSVCVFLLCTLTVSVIQAKDSNSAAGYFSRAAERFAKGDVDGAIADYNIALMFDSTCALAYHNRGIAEQTKGDLGKAIADYSRAGEIDPRFVEAFYNRGNAQYGLHHLDEAAADYSKVIELNPRFAAAYINRGNARKDKMDWEGAISDYTQAISIAPRLAEGYSNRGSVYLELGELDSALADLTKAIQINPLAAEPFQNRGVALRKKGRWAEAIRDFERALAINPRFAMAYLGRGLTHLLRGKTVDAERDFEASLKLDARLKTLIEQGKREMTLQTDSRGLDSQ
- a CDS encoding enoyl-CoA hydratase/isomerase family protein — encoded protein: MTENLQFVEWTSGDGIGRLTLKRPPLNILNIPMLREMERVLKEAGDIDTLRVLVLAAKGKLFSAGVDVADHTPDRVHEMIPLFDRVCAALGTFPVPTLAAVHAAALGGGCEIAMCCDLVIASEEASFGQPEIRLASFAPVAAVRLPSLVGYRKAAELLFTGDSVGAKEAAQMDLINRAVPPGEFESSVEQLAGKLSGLSASALRLCKEALRATTDRWGSLADMERLYLEKLMSTEDAHEGLAAFLLKRAAVWKHK